One Vespa velutina chromosome 9, iVesVel2.1, whole genome shotgun sequence DNA segment encodes these proteins:
- the LOC124951930 gene encoding probable 39S ribosomal protein L49, mitochondrial gives MAALRIFTRSCFPAILQGPVALHSVKCASPTITEIYKRWSSYKSSPIYKDPSHYTDYDISNDPVEWSYVERLMRYKIIPQPKTTDTNLPSGWKPATAKPSDHPYFIQRTKNHMLPIYLQIKFRGMRKVTQIRKIQGDIWTLEKELKQHIKETTNKTFGSRINEMCGEIKFRGDYVSCVKKWLLAKGF, from the exons ATGGCTGCCCTTCGTATTTTCACACGCTCGTGCTTTCCAGCGATTTTGCAAGGTCCCGTAGCTCTACATTCGGTGAAGTGCGCATCCCCGACTATCACCGAG attTATAAGAGATGGAGTAGTTACAAATCTTCGCCTATATACAAAGATCCTTCTCATTACACCGACTATGATATATCTAATGATCCGGTAGAATGGAGCTATGTAGAACGTTTAATGAGATATAAGATTATACCACAACCAAAAACTACTGATACAAATTTACCTTCAGGATGGAAACCAGCCACTG CAAAACCCAGTGACCATCCTTATTTCATACAACGTACAAAAAACCATATGCTACCTATTTatctacaaataaaatttaggGGAATGAGAAAAGTAACGCAAATACGTAAAATACAAGGAGATATTTGGACAttagagaaagaattaaagcagcatattaaagaaacaacaaataaaacatttggtagtagaataaatgaaatgtgTGGTGAAATTAAGTTTAGAGGAGATTATGTATCTTGCGTTAAAAAGTGGTTACTAGCTAAAGGTTTCTAA
- the LOC124951928 gene encoding putative uncharacterized protein DDB_G0282133, which translates to MASREKRPLAPSKSKQKANNDSGLPSNEVKSRKGKSLTNIRQQQLARDIFEAVATGSQLPAKLEASLPRKKVLKNLKRKQKLRVTKTNFIKTKVTKKVGSKNLCRINSDIKKGIKARKVKSIEEKVEEEEEEEEEEEKSSDINLRITENHINDLENSKTAEITNKSAKINLRTKKSKSFTRISGEQDNEDNSEKDQDALVNSNTKSNTKYSKRTKPGDTVDSSPRSAKLLKNTGLKKSTIKEKENYTKIIEGDKYLKGKRGTKDTDSLNNIKTNSGVHKLSKSVLDNKSSIDLTIDEVIASMLSDSEVDNQQGIVEKVEGKITRSRKMLVDENIPESEIKKEPDCDDRIMSEGECGDIEQGNHTQTTIQLRKRSNVLLSQRSLRNGKLRQLSDTVAANDVDVKRRRRLNSDDPAASETSTEQISDGNVDIESCFSESSGNYSQITAINKEECIIKDDASKNYAESETGIEIENNNNSERVDRLSEIGPTLRSKTKARSTDSETKIDDIKVDDTRVTSKNVELPEEIKKTSSLDQVRKDTILSKLTDRSKGRRNSLNIDMRKTVNSFYGTEKSDGNPKSQIDQMIENIKLTIAKSIESKIFGPEKNLGLSKNFEIPKIEEIIAPLSTESQKLGLEENTDEDKPNASKNESKSESSENSVPKVADTAKEIEKLVMGDIELVETQSQNTQDRETPNIEAVNKIHNSHEPSHATVSKEINKCKDVKESTEADQDSNITSKIEERIEDIESQSVDNNKKISPLLRKSGNSNDKNSQDNIDESEVEKKLATTSDELLHDSLKESVIEKTDEHANEVTNESTTNVLSSAEINESVDIQSTIIEVNNEMDKTNVPQVESLGSAHCSEESETLESIYSDVERLVKGDELPGLSDTVENIEATGEDVKLNDTCNNITEDEESSLVEMDEHSASKFTTNKVEETLTGQDIDHLSNEINKQDKVHNINENVEVPTAPSESMQNQKHDRNNSHVTPVINSDLNSICTSTKSPVCISKEINDSIKDANHDKEDNKHQNFDTLVASNENTVDKKVDNSLNTVVDEKGNKLTSEKSTDEPKVTNEENKRVLRVRDKQKKVEKRPTSCNREHENTSKSSTGSDCQTTEELNGQNDNKQNLEQKASTETICNTPETDISQNSTMEFETSDVSEPHTRTRRGREVKKRKEDQQLNNTLKNKRTKRDIRKSDQQKEETLLDNEVAKINENNRSFLNDYDNLAKCSDSFRGFSEGGRDSLDKIQNNNDNLRSKSENDLVIPNEPNRTEKEGRLSSHIADNDLSKEGSNMNLLDDCKSIKMGETSSQKDLDETSTSDESSSSVNITAKILETPEDKAKKESILRLLGLESLEKAAERLNHQKARKEQYTGTLKTVIRVQKEKEKDKKRSRSPLKMVLKQGRTDGEGDSPEFYTIQKEFGTSGLGDSSSGANRKFTTNHRHSCDEDNEEAPPKDRQSLVIPEKSSSFSIHPGRLCADVCCYCFGKFGSLDTPMHLAQMKSDERRKKILNIERHLTKDSCLCDACYRHVDRKANTSPTNMQTKPQKQHRQLMVSKCSARDCRDPARHHVKRRWLLKIKAGLQNQVDIDWESSQHTSMSFCVIHYGKIERFLTCALCNRRLARNHTHQLSNAETIELNQRLSQQAIPVSLAAGTFVCKLCRYFTQLQIKYKDPENMNMNHRSFFKSYRKRILHYHDIEVLENEDDDSNSQSKDKDKRKKAKCTPAKNGSSKSPDVTANSASDKSTPESIKNEGTNSEPDNDNRSVKINTNDPIPTDVQFIGVEGAVEKLKKRKILEVNNYTSDGTTTPCDGSNEVVEILAMDKEVTLTKLPKRARTNNDITPVVQRLGANPSISVRTLFPGEEEMNLHANIEFTNVREITPQGWEKCATMIQYDRDTKLLWQELQRPYGNQSSFLRHLILLEKYYRAGDLILAPNASRNAINYSTSVQNRLISYEGPEKMDEPIMEPISSEFNNSRRLSGGYVLERDRLSLPTGSCNAKSPAIQLTAKGSPPRVLKLNPGVSIIKKPPPSLQRLNLPSTSSANGNIKRKDNSKLPMSSGGKVFQLSEPDFKRLQHLKKQKQMFSEKQCVSPTGVSGNPNSPPNFKSTTTQYQKAQLAAQTQFQKHLRMQQEMLNRQSRGDFEPLICDIRLSNENSPTQNLLHNLNLPKSIQVTTKPSNPIPILPKIPKSLTVIPQTVTRPTEK; encoded by the exons ATGGCATCCAGAGAAAAACGACCCTTAGCGCCTTCAAAATCAAAACAGAAGGCGAATAATGACTCTGGCTTGCCATCTAATGAGGTCAAAAGTAGAAAAGGCAAGTCTTTGACCAATATAAGGCAACAACAGCTTGCACGTGATATTTTTGAAGCAGTAGCAACGGGCAGTCAACTTCCTGCAAAATTAGAGGCAAGTTTGCCAAGAAAGAAGGTTTTAAAGAACCTCAAACGTAAACAGAAATTAAGAGTAACGAAAactaatttcattaaaacaaAAGTTACCAAAAAAGTAGGAAGTAAAAATTTATGCAGGATAAATTCTGATATCAAGAAAGGTATCAAAGCGAGAAAAGTTAAGTCAATAGAGGAGAAagtggaagaggaggaagaagaggaggaagaagaggaaaaatctTCTGATATCAATTTAAGAATTACAGAAAATCATATTAACGATCTAGAAAATAGCAAAACTGCTGAAATAACCAACAAAAGTGCCAAGATTAATCTCAGGACCAAGAAAAGCAAGTCCTTTACAAGAATTAGTGGCGAGCAGGATAACGAGGACAATTCGGAAAAAGATCAGGACGCTCTTGTTAATTCGAATACAAAAAGTAATACAAAGTATAGTAAGAGGACTAAACCAGGTGATACTGTGGACTCTTCCCCTAGAAGTGCcaaacttttaaaaaatacagGACTGAAAAAGAGTAcgataaaggagaaagaaaattatacaaaaatcaTAGAGGGAGATAAATATCTGAAAGGTAAAAGAGGCACTAAAGATACTGATTCTCTTAATAACATCAAAACTAATTCCGGCGTACATAAATTATCTAAATCTGTCTTAGATAACAAGAGCTCTATTGATCTTACTATCGACGAAGTTATAGCTTCAATGTTGAGTGATTCAGAAGTAGATAATCAGCAAGGTATTGTAGAAAAggtagaaggaaaaataactAGGAGTAGGAAAATGTTGGTGGATGAAAATATTCCTGAAagtgaaataaagaaggaaccCGATTGTGATGATAGAATTATGTCGGAAGGAGAATGTGGAGACATTGAACAAGGAAATCATACTCAAACTACAATTCAATTAAGGAAGAGGTCAAATGTTTTGTTAAGCCAAAGGAGTTTAAGAAATGGAAAATTGCGCCAACTTTCGGATACAGTGGCTGCAAATGATGTAGATGTTAAAAGACGACGTAGATTAAATTCAGATGATCCTGCTGCATCTGAAACCTCGACAGAACAGATTTCTGATGGGAATGTAGATATAGAATCCTGTTTTTCTGAATCTAGTGGTAATTACTCTCAAATAACTGcaataaataaagaggaatgtataataaaagatgATGCCTCCAAGAATTATGCCGAAAGTGAAACTggtatagaaatagaaaacaataataatagtgagaGAGTAGATAGATTAAGTGAAATAGGACCAACATTACGTTCAAAGACAAAAGCCAGAAGTACGGATAgtgaaacaaaaatagatGATATCAAAGTTGATGATACACGTGTAACATCTAAAAATGTAGAACTAccggaagaaataaagaaaaccaGTAGTTTAGACCAAGTTAGGAAAGACACAATTTTGTCAAAACTCACAGATAGGTCTAAAGGTCGAAGGAATAgtttaaatatagatatgaGGAAAAcagtaaattctttttatggaACAGAGAAATCTGATGGCAATCCAAAGTCACAAATAGATCAGATGatagagaatataaaattaacaattgcaaaatcaattgaaagtaaaatatttggTCCAGAAAAGAATCTTGGATTGagtaaaaattttgaaattccaAAGATTGAGGAAATCATTGCACCGTTAAGTACTGAATCTCAGAAGTTGGGTTTGGAAGAGAATACTGATGAAGATAAACCCAATGCATCTAAGAATGAGAGCAAATCTGAAAGTTCTGAGAACTCAGTACCGAAAGTGGCTGATACTGCCAAAGAGATTGAGAAACTAGTCATGGGTGACATTGAATTGGTTGAAACTCAATCACAAAACACTCAAGATAGGGAGACTCCTAATATTGAAGCAGTCAATAAAATTCACAATTCTCATGAACCCTCACATGCTACAGttagtaaagaaataaataaatgtaaagatGTTAAAGAAAGTACTGAAGCTGATCAGGATTCAAATATTACATCTAAGATAGAAGAACGAATAGAAGATATTGAAAGTCAATCGGtagataataacaagaaaatatcTCCTTTATTGAGAAAATCAGGGAattcaaatgataaaaattctcaAGATAACATTGACGAGTCTgaagttgaaaagaaattgGCAACCACATCGGATGAATTATTGCATGATTCTCTTAAGGAATCTGTTATAGAAAAAACTGATGAACATGCAAATGAAGTTACTAATGAGTCTACTACAAATGTATTATCTTCTGCAGAAATAAACGAATCAGTAGATATACAAAGTACAATTATAGaagtaaataatgaaatggaTAAGACAAATGTACCTCAAGTAGAAAGTTTAGGTAGTGCTCATTGTTCAGAGGAGTCAGAAACCTTAGAAAGTATTTATTCTGATGTTGAAAGATTAGTGAAAGGGGATGAACTACCAGGTTTATCGGATACGGTAGAGAATATAGAAGCAACAGGTGAAgatgtaaaattaaatgatacatgtaataatattactgaagatgaagaaagttCTCTTGTTGAAATGGATGAACATTCTGCATCAAAATTTACTACTAATAAAGTAGAAGAAACATTGACTGGTCAAGATATAGATCatttatcaaatgaaattaacaAGCAAGACAAAGTTCATAATATCAATGAGAATGTTGAGGTACCTACTGCTCCCTCTGAATCAATGCAAAATCAGAAACATGACAGAAACAATTCTCATGTAACGCCAGTCATAAATAGTGACTTAAATTCAATATGCACCTCCACCAAATCTCCAGTATGTAtttcaaaggaaataaatgattCTATCAAGGATGCTAATCacgataaagaagataataaacatCAAAATTTTGATACATTAGTAGCCTCAAATGAAAATACCGTCGATAAGAAAGTAGATAATTCATTGAATACAGTTGTTGATgaaaaaggtaataaattAACATCAGAAAAAAGTACAGATGAACCCAAAGTtacaaatgaagaaaataaaagagttttAAGGGTTCgtgataaacaaaagaaagtgGAGAAAAGACCAACTTCTTGCAACAGAGAACATGAAAATACATCAAAATCTAGTACAGGAAGTGATTGCCAAACAACAGAAGAATTGAATGgacaaaatgataataaacaaaatcttGAACAGAAAGCTAGTACTGAAACTATCTGTAACACTCCTGAAACAGACATATCTCAAAATAGCACCATGGAGTTTGAAACTAGTGATGTTTCCGAGCCTCATACTCGTACTAGACGTGGTAGAGAAGTGAAAAAACGTAAGGAAGATCAGCAGTTAAATAAtacgttgaaaaataaacgaaccaAACGAGATATCAGAAAGTCTGAccaacaaaaggaagaaacattGCTTGACAATGAAGTTGCCAAGATAAATGAGAACAACAGATCATTCCTTAATGATTATGACAATCTTGCTAAATGTTCTGATAGTTTTAGAGGTTTCTCTGAAGGCGGCCGTGATAGCTTAgacaaaattcaaaataacaatgacaatttACGTAGTAAATCAGAAAATGATTTAGTAATTCCAAATGAACCAAatagaacagaaaaagaaggacgACTTTCGAGTCATATCGCAGACAATGATTTATCAAAAGAAGGAAGTAATATGAATTTGTTGGATGATTGTAAATCTATTAAAATGGGAGAAACTTCTTCTCAAAAAGATTTAGATGAGACATCTACTTCGGATGAATCATCTAGTAGTGTTAATATTACCGCGAAAATTTTAGAAACGCCGGAGGATAAAGCTAAAAAAGAATCTATTTTGAGATTATTGGGTTTGGAATCGTTGGAAAAAGCTGCAGAGAGATTAAATCATCAGAAAGCGAGGAAGGAACAATATACAGGTACATTGAAAACTGTGATTCGTGtacagaaggaaaaagaaaaagacaaaaaacgATCGAGATCTCCTTTGAAAATGGTTTTGAAGCAAGGACGCACCGACGGGGAAGGAGATTCGCCTGAATTTTACACCATACAAAAGGAG tTTGGAACCAGTGGTTTGGGAGATAGCAGCTCTGGTGCGAACCGAAAGTTCACTACTAACCACAGACACTCTTGCG ATGAAGATAACGAAGAAGCTCCGCCGAAGGATCGTCAGTCCCTTGTCATTCCTGAGaaatcatcttctttttctattcatcCAGGACGATTATGTGCGGACGtatgttgttattgttttggAAAATTTGGCTCTTTGGATACACCTATGCACTTGGCACAAATGAAGTCGGAtgaaagacgaaagaagatATTGAATATAGAAAGACACCTTACCAAGGATTCTTGTCTGTGTGACGCGTGTTATCGTCATGTAGATAGAAAG gcGAACACTAGTCCAACGAACATGCAAACAAAGCCACAAAAGCAACATCGTCAATTGATGGTATCAAAATGTTCAGCCCGTGATTGTAGAGATCCAGCACGTCATCATGTTAAGCGACGTTGGTTACTTAAAATTAAGGCTGGACTTCAAAATCAg GTTGATATTGATTGGGAATCGAGTCAACACACGTCTATGTCATTCTGTGTCATTCATTACGGTAAAATCGAAAGGTTTTTGACCTGTGCACTTTGTAATCGAAGATTGGCTAGAAATCATACGCATCAGTTATCAAACGCTGAAACTATAGAATTAAATCAACGACTCTCACAACAGGCGATACCTGTTTCACTTGCTGCGGGCACTTTTGTTTGCAAGTTGTGTCGGTATTTCACACAGTTGCAAATTAAATACAAGGATCCtgaaaatatgaatatgaatcatagatctttttttaagaGCTATCGAAAAAG GATCTTACATTATCACGATATCGAGGTACTCGAGAATGAGGACGACGATTCTAATAGTCAATCGAAAGACAAGGATAAACGTAAAAAGGCTAAATGTACACCGGCTAAGAATGGCAGTTCGAAATCGCCAGACGTCACGGCAAATTCAGCCTCGGATAAGTCGACGCccgaatcaattaaaaatgagGGTACAAATTCTGAACCGGACAATGATAATCGTTCtgttaaaattaatacgaacgaTCCCATTCCTACAGACGTTCAATTCATTGGCGTTGAGGGTGCCgtagaaaaattgaagaaaagaaaaatactcgAAGTGAATAATTATACGTCAGACGGTACGACAACGCCTTGCGATGGTTCGAACGAAGTCGTAGAGATTCTTGCTATGGACAAGGAAGTAACTTTGACGAAATTACCGAAAAGGGCAAGAACGAACAACGACATAACCCCTGTCGTACAACGACTCGGAGCTAATCCATCTATAAGCGTCCGTACTCTTTTCCCAggcgaagaagaaatgaatctTCATGCCAACATAGAGTTTACCAATGTCCGTGAGATAACGCCTCAGGGTTGGGAAAAGTGTGCGACGATGATTCAATATGACAGAGACACGAAACTTTTATGGCAAGAGTTACAAAGACCATACGGTAATCAAAGTTCTTTCCTGAGACATTTAATACTTTTGGAAAAGTATTATAGGGCAGGAGATTTGATATTGGCGCCTAACGCATCGCGTAATGCGATAAATTATTCTACGTCGGTTCAAAACAGATTGATATCGTACGAGGGCCCTGAAAAAATGGACGAACCGATAATGGAACCGATATCCTccgaatttaataattctcgTCGTTTGAGCGGAGGATACGTACTCGAAAGGGACAGACTCTCGTTACCCACAGGAAGTTGTAATGCGAAGTCACCGGCGATACAATTAACGGCAAAGGGAAGTCCACCGCGTGTTCTCAAATTAAATCCGGGTGTATCAATTATAAAGAAACCGCCTCCTAGTTTGCAACGACTTAATTTACCGTCTACCAGTTCGGCCAATGGAAATATCAAACGTAAAGATAACTCGAAATTGCCGATGTCCTCCGGCGGTAAAGTGTTCCAGTTAAGCGAACCGGATTTTAAACGGCTGCAACATCTTAAGAAACAGAAACAAATGTTTAGTGAGAAACAGTGCGTAAGTCCTACGGGTGTATCGGGTAATCCAAATTCACCGCCGAATTTCAAATCTACGACGACGCAATATCAAAAAGCACAGCTGGCCGCTCAAACCCAATTCCAAAAGCACTTGAGAATGCAACAGGAAATGTTGAATCGTCAAAGTAGAGGTGATTTCGAGCCGCTTATATGTGACATACGTTTGTCGAATGAGAACAGTCCTACCCAAAATCTATTACATAATCTTAATCTGCCAAAGTCTATACAAGTGACTACAAAGCCATCTAATCCAATTCCAATTTTGCCAAAAATTCCAAAGTCATTGACGGTAATACCACAAACTGTAACGAGACCAACCGAGAAATGA
- the LOC124951929 gene encoding elongation factor 1-gamma, translating to MASGTLYTYPENFRAYKALIAAQYSGTQIKIAEDFVFGETNKTEAFLKKFPLGKVPAFETSDGKCITESNAIAYYVSNEQLRGKSELERTEIIQWFGFADSEILPASCAWVFPLLGIMPYNKQTIDHAKEDVQKALTALNSHLLTRTYLVGERITLADISVAMTLLHLYQYVLDQNLRKPYQNVNRWFQTVIYQPESIAVIGAFKLAENTLEYDPKKYAETQGKSSSKKEKKEKESKKESKESKEAKYESAEELDLADAVLAAEPKITNPFASLPKGSFDLDDFKRFYSNEDESKSIPYFWQKFDPQHYSIWLSEYKYNNELTKVFMSCNLITGMYQRLDKMRKASFASTCLFGTDNDSTISGIWVWRGQELAFTLCSDWQVDYESYSWTKLDPSDEKTKKLVHQYFSWIGTDKEGREFNQGKVFK from the exons CTCAATACTCCGGCACGCAGATTAAAATTGCCGAAGACTTTGTCTTCGGAGAAACTAACAAGACTGaagcttttttaaaaaagtttcCTCTTGGTAAA GTACCAGCTTTTGAAACAAGTGACGGAAAATGCATTACAGAAAGTAATGCAATTGCTTACTATg TTTCTAATGAGCAATTGAGAGGAAAATCTGAACTTGAGCGAACGGAAATCATTCAATGGTTCGGATTTGCAGATTCTGAGATTCTTCCTGCCAGTTGTGCTTGGGTATTTCCATTACTTGGAATTATGCCATACAATAAACAG ACTATTGATCATGCTAAAGAAGATGTTCAGAAAGCTTTAACAGCTTTAAATTCTCATTTACTTACGCGAACGTACTTGGTAGGAGAACGAATAACTTTAGCAGATATTAGTGTAGCTATGACTTTACTCcatttatatcaatatgtTCTTGATCAAAATCTACGCAAACCGTACCAAAATGTAAATCGATGGTTCCAAACTGTAATTTATCAACCTGAATCTATTGCTGTAATTGGTGCCTTTAAATTGGCTGAGAATACACTTGAATATGATCCTAAGAAGTATGCAGAAACGCAAGGAAAG tcttcatcgaaaaaagagaagaaagaaaaagaatccaaaaaagaatcaaaggaATCAAAAGAAGCAAAGTATGAATCGGCAGAAGAACTTGATCTAGCAGATGCAGTTTTAGCTGCAGAACCTAAAATAACAAATCCTTTTGCTTCTTTACCAAAGGGTTCCTTTGATCTTGATGATTTCAAACGATTTTATTCTAACGAAGACGAATCTAAGTCTATACCATACTTCTGGCAAAAGTTTGATCCACAACATTATAGTATCTGGTTGAgtgaatataaatacaataatgaaTTAACTAAA gtTTTTATGTCGTGCAATCTTATTACTGGAATGTATCAACGATTAGATAAAATGCGTAAAGCTTCATTTGCTAGTACCTGCTTATTTGGTACAGATAATGATAGCACTATTAGTGGTATATGGGTTTGGCGTGGACAAGAACTTGCTTTTACA TTATGTTCAGACTGGCAAGTGGATTATGAATCATATAGTTGGACAAAATTAGATCCATCCGatgaaaagacaaagaaattgGTACATCAATATTTCAGTTGGATTGGTACTGATAAAGAAGGGCGTGAATTTAATCAAGGAAAAGTCTTCAAGTAA